The proteins below are encoded in one region of Sulfitobacter sp. SK012:
- a CDS encoding ATP-binding protein — protein sequence MPLNEIVSVNGRFLRSVRIDQDDRNEALEGFVFSSSVREILSNFSHQQFESGQGAFTWTGPYGSGKSSLALALSALLSGDKQERATAASKTDPEFAKELWKLLPPKRDGWKCVSVVGRSVEPFQLIGDGIKDAGLAARQRKFDTPEKVIEYLQYLASADSEHSGGLVLFLDEMGKLLEHAASSSGDAYFFQLLGEAASRSGGRLIVVGILHQSFQEYASRLARDIKDEWGKIQGRFIDIPVNVSGDEQIELVSKAIIAADQPDSASQNAEAALDLLADARRGASAVSKELLTSAWPLNPLVTLVLGPASRRSYGQNQRSIFSFLGSSELFGFQDYLEKASIEDPKDYGLADFWDYLDFNLQAAIAVSLDSHHFANARDAIARWEAKDGGELGVQLLKSLAILELTQKQTGVGATLGALCLSINQTSAAVEELLSELEAASIVVFRKFRGTYSLFDGSDFDIEVALDEALRERSDFDLSSISNALSSPNIVAKRHYRETGALRWCELKVMLESQVENYVTSFAPTNGCFGAFIVSLDDAPTSIVEDFGEYGWGADFAVVRSEKSKNLVALAREHSALKDILASHAEIHRDKIARRELNDRIEAIVGRIEHEVWQLIESAEWQTGIDDLPIPARRNLTVLASEMADRRFPMSPKLNNELLNRTKPSASANSALKLLLHAAVLKEGTPGLGFKKFPAEKALFVSLVEANGLYFEEGNEWKFVPPSRDDAANLIPIWKATKDFLKKRGNRNVQLTDVYDLWRAPPFGLKDGLMPFLAVLFMLAERRNLSHYREGIFLSTISDVDVDYVLRAPQMVQLRWIEMNQTTKRLLTELANAVGEVVDDRVSTLSPLEVGRALIAAYETSAPWVQRTSRLPEHAKKVRALFKRSNDPQKFAFDDIPGLYGKDIDILTDQGISEIAQNIKEGLIEIRAAYPAMLTRMREHILNELQVHGRTSKAYRELNERANNIRDVAGDLRLRSFITQLTSFGDDLQSMEALAGLGINKPAKAWIDSDIDRANVQLTLLAQQFNQHESVARVAGRKDKRSAMALIVSVDDRPTPVMEEFDILDSDNEQVNNLSRKIEEVLQQAAEGTGRNVILAALAKVGAARIKQSNASEEVDG from the coding sequence ATGCCGCTTAACGAAATTGTCTCGGTGAATGGACGCTTCTTGCGATCTGTTCGAATTGATCAAGATGACCGCAATGAAGCACTAGAAGGCTTTGTCTTCTCATCATCAGTACGGGAAATCCTCAGTAATTTTTCACATCAACAATTTGAGAGTGGGCAAGGTGCCTTCACATGGACCGGTCCGTATGGAAGCGGGAAGTCGAGCCTCGCACTAGCCCTCTCTGCGTTGTTGAGTGGGGATAAGCAAGAACGGGCGACGGCCGCGAGCAAGACTGATCCAGAGTTTGCAAAGGAACTATGGAAGTTACTCCCTCCGAAGCGAGATGGCTGGAAGTGTGTGTCGGTCGTAGGACGCAGTGTGGAACCTTTCCAGCTGATCGGTGATGGTATCAAGGATGCAGGACTTGCAGCACGCCAAAGGAAGTTTGATACGCCTGAAAAAGTCATCGAGTACTTGCAGTATCTGGCCTCCGCGGACAGTGAACATTCGGGAGGTTTAGTCCTCTTTTTGGATGAAATGGGGAAGCTACTTGAGCACGCCGCATCCTCATCAGGAGATGCATATTTCTTCCAACTGCTTGGTGAAGCGGCTTCGAGAAGCGGCGGCCGCCTCATCGTTGTGGGTATCCTTCATCAGTCATTCCAAGAATATGCGAGCCGCTTGGCGCGCGATATCAAAGATGAGTGGGGAAAGATCCAAGGTCGCTTCATCGACATTCCCGTCAATGTCTCTGGCGATGAGCAGATTGAACTGGTGAGTAAGGCGATTATTGCTGCAGATCAGCCAGATAGCGCTAGCCAGAACGCAGAAGCTGCTCTGGATCTTCTTGCCGACGCTCGACGCGGCGCGTCCGCCGTTTCGAAAGAGTTGCTTACTAGCGCTTGGCCCCTCAATCCGCTTGTTACATTGGTGCTCGGGCCTGCATCCCGACGGAGTTATGGGCAAAACCAGCGTAGCATCTTCAGTTTCTTAGGGTCATCCGAACTGTTTGGCTTTCAGGACTACCTTGAAAAGGCGAGCATAGAAGATCCGAAAGACTACGGATTGGCTGATTTTTGGGATTATCTCGATTTCAATCTGCAAGCCGCAATCGCGGTGTCTTTGGACAGCCATCACTTTGCAAATGCGAGGGATGCAATTGCACGGTGGGAAGCGAAAGATGGCGGCGAACTCGGTGTGCAACTGCTAAAGTCGCTAGCCATTTTGGAGCTGACACAAAAGCAAACCGGAGTAGGTGCGACGCTGGGTGCACTTTGCCTGTCAATAAACCAAACAAGTGCTGCAGTAGAGGAGCTTTTGTCAGAACTTGAGGCGGCGTCGATTGTTGTTTTTCGAAAGTTCAGAGGTACTTACTCCCTCTTTGACGGGAGCGACTTTGACATTGAAGTGGCGCTGGATGAGGCATTGAGAGAAAGATCAGACTTCGATCTCAGCTCAATCTCAAACGCTTTGTCTTCACCAAATATCGTGGCTAAACGGCACTACCGTGAAACTGGCGCTTTGCGCTGGTGCGAACTCAAGGTCATGCTCGAAAGCCAGGTAGAAAACTATGTCACCAGCTTTGCCCCTACAAATGGATGCTTTGGCGCATTTATCGTTTCACTGGACGATGCGCCGACAAGCATTGTTGAGGATTTTGGTGAGTATGGGTGGGGGGCTGACTTTGCGGTTGTAAGGTCTGAAAAATCAAAGAACCTTGTGGCACTTGCACGAGAGCACTCGGCTTTGAAAGATATCTTGGCATCGCATGCTGAAATTCACCGAGACAAAATTGCGCGCAGAGAGCTTAACGATCGTATCGAGGCGATTGTGGGCCGCATTGAGCATGAGGTCTGGCAATTGATCGAAAGCGCAGAATGGCAAACTGGAATTGATGATCTTCCAATTCCTGCGCGTCGGAACCTCACAGTTTTGGCGTCAGAGATGGCAGACCGTCGATTTCCAATGTCGCCAAAGTTAAACAACGAACTGCTGAACCGAACCAAGCCATCGGCATCGGCCAATTCAGCGCTCAAGCTGCTACTGCATGCCGCCGTCCTTAAAGAAGGTACTCCAGGTCTTGGGTTTAAGAAATTCCCTGCTGAAAAAGCTTTGTTCGTATCGCTAGTTGAGGCTAACGGATTATACTTCGAAGAGGGCAATGAATGGAAGTTTGTCCCTCCATCAAGAGATGATGCTGCCAATCTGATACCCATTTGGAAGGCAACGAAAGATTTCTTGAAGAAGCGGGGCAACCGCAACGTACAACTCACTGATGTGTATGACCTCTGGCGGGCACCTCCCTTTGGACTGAAGGATGGTTTGATGCCATTCCTTGCTGTGTTGTTCATGCTCGCGGAGCGTCGGAACCTGTCACACTACCGGGAGGGTATTTTTCTATCGACTATTTCGGATGTTGATGTGGACTATGTTCTGAGAGCGCCGCAAATGGTCCAACTACGCTGGATCGAAATGAACCAAACGACGAAGAGGCTCCTCACTGAGTTGGCAAACGCGGTCGGTGAAGTTGTTGACGATCGAGTCTCAACGCTAAGTCCGCTGGAAGTTGGGCGCGCACTCATCGCAGCATATGAGACATCAGCCCCTTGGGTTCAACGAACCTCACGTCTGCCTGAGCATGCAAAAAAAGTAAGAGCGCTCTTCAAGCGTTCCAATGACCCACAAAAGTTCGCCTTTGATGACATTCCAGGTCTCTACGGAAAGGACATCGATATTCTAACAGATCAAGGGATCTCTGAGATCGCTCAAAACATCAAAGAAGGGCTGATTGAAATCCGTGCGGCTTACCCTGCGATGCTCACCAGAATGCGCGAACACATTCTGAATGAGCTGCAAGTTCATGGGCGCACTTCGAAAGCGTACCGAGAGCTGAACGAGCGCGCGAATAATATCCGAGATGTTGCCGGTGACTTGCGGCTGCGATCATTCATCACTCAGCTCACCAGCTTCGGAGATGACCTGCAATCGATGGAGGCACTTGCGGGGCTAGGTATCAACAAACCCGCCAAAGCCTGGATCGATAGCGACATTGACCGAGCAAATGTGCAACTCACCTTGCTTGCGCAGCAGTTCAATCAACACGAATCTGTCGCGCGTGTCGCTGGGCGAAAGGACAAGCGGTCCGCAATGGCATTAATTGTCAGCGTTGATGATCGGCCAACCCCTGTGATGGAGGAATTTGACATTTTGGATTCCGACAATGAGCAGGTGAACAACCTCAGTAGAAAGATTGAAGAAGTGTTGCAGCAAGCTGCAGAAGGCACCGGTAGAAACGTAATCCTTGCTGCTTTGGCCAAAGTTGGGGCCGCGAGGATCAAACAATCAAACGCGAGTGAGGAAGTAGATGGCTGA
- a CDS encoding phosphoadenosine phosphosulfate reductase domain-containing protein, with product MADKTKHVLGLSGGKDSSALAIYMSQAHPELDIEYFFTDTGEELDEVYEYLAMLEGFLGKKIRYLDPGRDFKFYLAQYNQFLPSAQTRWCTKDLKIKPFEKWVKSEFTEQGYTVYSYVAIRADEDFRQGLNSKNGSLITKLPFKDDGIDKAGVFEILENSGLGLPTYYDWRSRSGCTFCFFQQKIEWVGLKERHPEAFERAKEMEKTSLDHGSPFSWSEGETLLELEKPERIAQIRADHEKRVERAKAKRKIDPLRPEQGAVDLDDIYGQQKVCLACHK from the coding sequence ATGGCTGACAAAACTAAACATGTATTGGGCTTGTCAGGGGGCAAAGATAGTTCAGCTCTCGCGATCTACATGAGCCAGGCTCACCCAGAACTCGATATCGAGTATTTCTTCACTGACACGGGTGAAGAGCTGGACGAGGTGTATGAGTACCTAGCAATGCTTGAGGGTTTCCTTGGCAAGAAGATCCGGTACTTGGACCCAGGGCGAGATTTTAAGTTTTACCTTGCTCAGTATAATCAATTTCTTCCGTCAGCTCAGACGCGTTGGTGTACGAAGGACCTGAAGATCAAGCCTTTTGAAAAGTGGGTCAAATCTGAATTTACCGAGCAGGGATACACTGTTTACAGTTATGTCGCGATCCGTGCTGATGAAGATTTTCGCCAAGGCCTGAACTCGAAAAATGGCAGTCTGATTACTAAACTGCCCTTCAAAGATGATGGGATCGACAAGGCCGGCGTTTTCGAAATTCTTGAGAACTCAGGGCTAGGCCTTCCAACTTACTATGATTGGCGTTCCAGGAGTGGCTGCACGTTTTGTTTCTTTCAGCAAAAAATTGAGTGGGTTGGTCTAAAGGAGCGTCACCCCGAAGCCTTCGAGAGGGCCAAGGAAATGGAGAAAACCTCTCTCGATCACGGATCGCCGTTTTCGTGGAGTGAAGGGGAGACGCTTTTGGAGCTAGAGAAGCCAGAACGCATCGCTCAAATCCGCGCAGATCATGAAAAGCGCGTCGAAAGAGCTAAGGCGAAGAGGAAGATTGATCCTCTTCGGCCAGAACAAGGCGCTGTTGATCTTGATGATATCTATGGCCAGCAAAAGGTGTGTTTGGCCTGCCATAAATGA
- a CDS encoding DEAD/DEAH box helicase — translation METLENMEKWFRVRVTAPKLIDILLQRYGSSILGNAQIRKMVLNHVDDFDRKYILGKSSKVVWSSSSSSAQRLVQTLELGTEFLPPVAEASPPASNSIPVSAPLHEYQFNVKARAIAALKLPSSRILLHMPTGAGKTRTACELMVDALRAEPPGPALIVWLAHSEELCTQAVEAIERTWSTKGDHQASITRIWGSFERPSDAPQRGFVVASFQSIHALLTSASRDLSLLREIGAATKMIVIDEAHKAIAPTYEIAINSLSMASTPPKLVGLSATPGRSENHEENRELSEFFDNTKIGLCDDSGRELEDGIGYLQDMGVLARLDREKIETDVSIDLSENEMAKLSELMELPESFLRRLGGQHERNLLIFNRMMELSDAKRQVILFACSIAHAELLSDLCVARDIAARLVTGQTDPKDRARYIAEYKDGKVQFLINYGVLTTGFDAPNTDTVFITRPTASVVLYSQMIGRAIRGPKNGGNERARVIDVVDNLHGMPSENMAYNYFNNVWSTQ, via the coding sequence ATGGAAACGCTTGAGAACATGGAAAAGTGGTTCCGTGTTCGTGTTACCGCACCTAAACTGATTGATATTCTTCTTCAAAGATACGGTTCATCAATACTTGGGAACGCCCAGATAAGAAAAATGGTGCTGAACCATGTTGATGACTTCGACCGAAAGTACATCTTAGGGAAGAGTTCTAAAGTAGTTTGGTCAAGCAGCTCAAGTAGCGCTCAACGCCTAGTGCAAACTCTTGAGCTGGGTACCGAATTCCTCCCGCCTGTCGCAGAGGCGAGCCCTCCGGCAAGCAATTCTATTCCCGTCTCGGCACCGCTGCATGAGTATCAGTTTAATGTCAAAGCTAGAGCCATTGCTGCGCTGAAACTTCCTAGTTCGCGTATTCTATTACACATGCCAACCGGCGCGGGGAAAACTAGAACAGCCTGTGAGCTGATGGTTGATGCGTTGAGGGCCGAGCCTCCTGGCCCTGCTTTGATTGTATGGCTCGCTCACTCGGAAGAACTTTGCACACAAGCTGTTGAGGCAATTGAACGAACCTGGTCAACAAAAGGTGATCACCAAGCATCTATTACAAGGATTTGGGGAAGTTTTGAAAGACCTTCGGATGCGCCACAGAGGGGATTCGTGGTGGCCAGCTTTCAGTCAATCCACGCACTTTTAACATCGGCATCAAGGGACTTAAGCCTGCTAAGAGAAATAGGGGCGGCAACCAAAATGATCGTTATCGACGAAGCACATAAAGCTATTGCACCAACCTATGAAATAGCCATTAACTCGCTCTCTATGGCAAGTACTCCGCCAAAATTGGTTGGTCTATCTGCAACACCGGGTCGCAGCGAAAATCATGAAGAAAACAGAGAGCTGTCAGAGTTTTTCGACAATACCAAAATTGGCTTGTGTGACGATAGCGGTAGGGAGCTGGAGGATGGTATCGGTTACCTACAAGATATGGGGGTCTTGGCCCGTCTTGATCGCGAAAAAATTGAAACTGACGTCTCAATTGACCTAAGCGAGAACGAAATGGCCAAGCTCTCAGAGCTCATGGAACTTCCAGAAAGTTTCTTGAGACGTCTTGGGGGACAACACGAGCGGAACTTGTTGATCTTCAATCGCATGATGGAGTTGTCAGACGCCAAACGGCAAGTCATTTTGTTCGCTTGCTCTATTGCTCATGCAGAGTTGCTAAGCGATCTATGTGTTGCACGGGACATAGCTGCTCGCCTTGTTACCGGGCAAACCGATCCGAAAGATCGAGCGAGATACATCGCTGAATACAAAGATGGCAAAGTGCAGTTTTTGATTAACTATGGAGTTTTGACAACTGGATTTGACGCCCCCAATACCGATACCGTTTTCATTACTAGGCCGACGGCATCTGTCGTTCTTTATTCCCAAATGATCGGTAGGGCGATTAGGGGACCAAAGAATGGTGGGAACGAACGAGCAAGAGTTATTGATGTGGTGGACAACTTGCACGGAATGCCATCCGAGAACATGGCCTACAACTATTTTAATAATGTCTGGAGCACACAATAA
- a CDS encoding ATP-binding protein codes for MTTYIFPASTAIESFRDAGYRDTSMALAELVDNSIQAEADNVRILAIEENVSVQRTVANVGSLAVYDDGHGMSPDVLEICLAFAQGTRLNTRSGIGRFGVGLPLASISQCKRVTVYSWQEGDCFTTYLDIDEVKKSKQQTTNEVEKCEIPGEILRHLDVPVKDHGSLIVWEDCDRLDLKRTQTLVRRMETSFCRIYRHFLDDDDTYGRQRDIRILIVKPDADVVESIKLLPNDPLYLMTPNNLPGFEDEATNEAYGEIQRIPVRFGNSGKKSMVEVRFSAIRQDIARWTRNADTASVVDHYKANTGISFVRAGREIDFGSFGYFNPQELKERYWGCEVRFGPELDELFGVTNNKQAVRDVDFIEREEVEQLHDGLSEDDIDFDHKIALRAELSKRFKIAHKAIRARIDSLAPETGRSVSGRKTDPAAQSAELAGQNFKNDPAKTKTKIEKDAVTPEEQDTKLKDMLIQEHGNDIPDNELDRMVEEIKATGVTITEKSWPGNQFYTIERPGEIMTIALNARHPFQVELYDKICKGPDTQEALAMNLFLLAAARAEDELWDDRSQETLEEFREKWGGWIKKLLTQLNNS; via the coding sequence ATGACGACGTATATTTTTCCTGCATCCACTGCAATTGAATCCTTCCGGGATGCGGGTTATCGCGATACTTCGATGGCCTTGGCGGAACTCGTGGACAACTCGATTCAGGCAGAAGCTGACAACGTCCGTATTCTTGCCATCGAAGAAAACGTCAGTGTGCAGAGAACTGTAGCCAATGTGGGCTCCTTGGCGGTCTATGACGATGGTCATGGTATGTCTCCAGATGTCCTTGAGATCTGTTTGGCTTTCGCTCAAGGAACGAGGCTGAATACGCGCTCGGGGATAGGTCGCTTTGGTGTTGGACTTCCTCTCGCTTCGATCAGTCAATGCAAGCGCGTAACAGTCTACTCATGGCAAGAAGGCGATTGTTTTACTACCTATCTCGACATTGACGAAGTCAAAAAGTCGAAACAGCAAACAACAAACGAAGTAGAAAAGTGTGAAATTCCAGGAGAGATCCTGCGGCACCTTGACGTTCCCGTTAAAGACCACGGTTCGCTAATTGTATGGGAAGATTGTGATAGATTGGACCTAAAAAGAACCCAGACTTTGGTTAGGCGCATGGAGACAAGTTTTTGCCGCATCTATCGTCACTTCCTTGATGACGACGATACATATGGACGGCAAAGAGATATCCGAATTTTGATAGTAAAGCCGGACGCTGATGTAGTTGAAAGCATCAAGTTGCTCCCCAATGATCCCCTCTACTTGATGACGCCGAACAACCTTCCAGGTTTTGAAGACGAAGCTACAAACGAAGCTTACGGTGAGATTCAAAGAATTCCGGTAAGGTTCGGAAATAGCGGCAAGAAGTCAATGGTCGAAGTTAGATTCTCGGCTATCCGGCAGGATATTGCTAGGTGGACAAGGAATGCTGACACAGCATCCGTTGTGGACCACTATAAGGCAAACACCGGTATATCATTTGTGAGAGCTGGGCGCGAAATCGATTTTGGGTCTTTTGGGTATTTTAATCCACAAGAGCTAAAGGAGCGTTATTGGGGGTGTGAAGTCCGGTTCGGACCTGAGCTTGACGAACTGTTTGGCGTTACCAACAACAAGCAGGCAGTGCGCGATGTTGACTTCATAGAGAGGGAAGAAGTTGAGCAACTTCACGATGGCCTCAGTGAAGACGACATTGATTTCGATCATAAGATTGCTCTCAGAGCAGAATTAAGCAAGCGTTTCAAAATTGCGCACAAAGCAATTAGAGCACGCATAGACAGCTTAGCACCTGAGACGGGGCGAAGTGTATCCGGCAGAAAAACAGATCCGGCCGCACAGAGTGCGGAGTTAGCCGGTCAAAACTTTAAGAATGATCCAGCAAAAACAAAGACAAAAATCGAAAAGGATGCAGTGACTCCGGAAGAGCAGGACACAAAACTTAAAGATATGCTGATCCAAGAGCATGGGAATGACATCCCGGATAATGAACTAGATAGGATGGTTGAAGAGATTAAGGCGACGGGCGTGACAATTACTGAGAAGTCTTGGCCTGGGAATCAATTTTATACGATCGAGCGCCCTGGCGAAATCATGACGATCGCACTAAACGCTCGCCATCCTTTCCAAGTGGAGCTGTATGACAAAATTTGCAAAGGCCCTGATACTCAAGAGGCGTTGGCTATGAACCTTTTTCTATTGGCTGCTGCGCGAGCTGAAGACGAGCTGTGGGATGATAGGTCACAAGAGACTCTTGAAGAGTTTAGGGAAAAATGGGGAGGCTGGATTAAGAAGCTGCTGACGCAATTAAACAACTCATAG
- the istB gene encoding IS21-like element helper ATPase IstB, which produces MNDTVTDTPQVLLRHHLTKLRLPTFQSEYTKQAQQCAAENKDHVQYLLRLCELELIERERRMVERRIKAAKFPATKSLDSFDFKTIPSLNKVLVMELARCEYTAKRQNVIALGPSGTGKTHVALGLGLAACQKGLKVRFTTAAALVHEMIEAVDERRLQRHQKQLAAQDLLIIDELGFVPLSKTGAELLFEVISQRYERGSIIITSNLPFDEWTEVFGSERLTGAILDRLTHHVHILEMNGESYRLNQSRNRTA; this is translated from the coding sequence ATGAACGATACTGTTACTGATACACCGCAGGTTCTGCTCAGGCATCACCTGACCAAACTTCGGCTGCCAACCTTCCAAAGCGAATACACCAAACAGGCCCAACAATGCGCCGCAGAGAACAAGGATCATGTCCAATATCTCCTGCGCTTGTGTGAGCTGGAGCTGATCGAACGTGAGCGACGGATGGTAGAGCGGCGTATCAAAGCCGCGAAGTTTCCGGCAACCAAGAGCCTGGATAGCTTTGACTTCAAAACGATCCCGTCACTGAACAAGGTGCTGGTGATGGAATTGGCCCGCTGCGAGTACACCGCAAAGCGTCAAAACGTTATCGCGCTAGGACCAAGTGGGACCGGTAAAACACATGTTGCTCTCGGCCTTGGACTGGCAGCTTGCCAAAAGGGCTTGAAGGTACGTTTCACCACAGCCGCTGCACTGGTTCATGAAATGATCGAGGCAGTTGACGAACGCCGACTGCAACGACACCAAAAACAACTAGCAGCCCAAGATTTGCTGATCATTGACGAACTTGGGTTCGTGCCACTCTCCAAGACCGGGGCCGAGTTGCTGTTCGAAGTGATCAGTCAACGATATGAACGCGGCTCCATCATCATCACATCCAACCTGCCGTTCGATGAATGGACAGAGGTCTTCGGATCAGAACGCCTCACGGGTGCCATCCTCGACCGCCTGACACACCACGTCCATATCCTGGAGATGAATGGTGAAAGCTATCGGCTGAACCAAAGCCGAAACCGCACAGCCTGA
- the istA gene encoding IS21 family transposase, whose product MYSVDLYSRVRRACHVEGKNNSEAARLFGIDRKTVAKILKHSVPPGYQRTTAPVRPKLDPFIGIIDQILKDDKRVIKKQRHTAKRIHARLRDEHGFTGGITIVTDYVREKQRRTQEVFVPLVHTPGHAQVDFGETLGVIGGVERKLHYIAISLPHSDAFFMKAYPAETTEAFCDGHNAAFAFFGGVPLSALYDNTVIAVAKILGGGKRIRTRTFSELQSHYLFEDRFGRPGKGNDKGNVEGVIGYGRRNFLIPAPRFDSFDALNAWLEEQCLKRQDDVVRGHSESIGERLLRDLDALMALPPTPYDACDKVSTRATSISMIRYRNNDYSVPVAFAHHEVQVRGYVHEVVIGCGTEIVARHRRSYEKADMIFDPMHYLPLLEQKVGALDQAAPLQGWDLPDAFTTLHRLLEARMGKAGKREYVQILRLLETFEMEHVHAAIKQALDLGALGYDAIKHLILCRIERRPPRLDLDIYPYLPKAVVETTKPSSYAVLLSEVAA is encoded by the coding sequence ATGTATTCTGTGGATTTGTACAGTCGGGTGCGCCGTGCGTGCCATGTCGAAGGTAAGAACAATAGTGAGGCGGCCCGTCTGTTTGGGATTGACCGCAAAACAGTGGCGAAGATTTTGAAGCATTCGGTTCCGCCGGGTTATCAAAGAACGACCGCGCCAGTTCGTCCGAAGTTGGATCCGTTCATTGGGATAATTGATCAGATCCTGAAAGACGATAAACGGGTCATCAAAAAGCAACGCCACACAGCCAAACGTATTCATGCGCGATTGCGTGATGAACATGGGTTCACTGGCGGGATCACCATCGTCACGGACTATGTTCGTGAGAAGCAGCGACGTACCCAAGAGGTGTTTGTTCCTCTGGTTCACACCCCTGGCCATGCTCAGGTCGATTTTGGCGAGACCCTTGGTGTGATTGGTGGTGTTGAACGAAAGCTGCATTACATTGCGATATCGTTGCCGCATTCGGATGCGTTCTTCATGAAGGCATATCCGGCAGAAACGACAGAAGCCTTCTGTGATGGTCACAACGCTGCGTTTGCGTTCTTCGGTGGTGTGCCCTTGTCGGCACTGTACGATAACACCGTGATAGCGGTTGCAAAGATCTTGGGAGGAGGCAAGCGGATCCGGACCAGAACTTTCTCGGAACTACAATCGCATTATCTGTTTGAGGACCGGTTTGGCCGCCCTGGTAAAGGTAACGACAAAGGTAATGTCGAAGGTGTCATTGGCTACGGACGGAGGAACTTCCTAATCCCTGCTCCCCGGTTCGATAGTTTTGATGCTTTGAACGCCTGGTTGGAGGAACAATGTTTGAAGCGTCAGGACGATGTTGTTCGCGGGCATAGTGAGAGTATTGGTGAACGGTTGCTACGAGACCTGGACGCGTTGATGGCATTGCCCCCAACACCTTACGATGCGTGTGATAAGGTCAGTACTCGGGCAACTTCAATATCGATGATCCGTTATCGCAATAACGATTACTCCGTCCCTGTCGCCTTTGCCCATCATGAGGTTCAGGTACGCGGCTATGTCCATGAGGTCGTGATCGGCTGTGGGACCGAGATTGTCGCCCGACATCGACGATCTTACGAGAAGGCAGATATGATTTTCGACCCGATGCATTACTTGCCATTGTTGGAGCAGAAGGTTGGTGCTCTCGACCAGGCGGCACCCTTGCAGGGTTGGGATCTGCCCGATGCGTTCACGACCCTTCATCGATTGTTGGAAGCCCGCATGGGTAAGGCGGGGAAGCGCGAATATGTTCAGATCTTGCGACTATTGGAAACCTTCGAGATGGAGCACGTTCATGCTGCAATCAAACAAGCCTTGGACCTGGGCGCACTTGGCTACGATGCGATCAAGCATCTGATCCTTTGCCGGATTGAGCGTCGTCCGCCTAGGCTTGATCTCGATATCTATCCTTATCTGCCGAAAGCGGTGGTTGAGACGACAAAGCCTTCCAGCTATGCCGTGCTGTTGTCCGAGGTGGCCGCATGA
- a CDS encoding type IV secretion system protein, producing the protein MSVVTWMVETTDNFLDDAAQSTFGNVAGQLGGIIAVASTLAVIGVFINMVFQYKSMDGRTAFWFALKLMLISLFAMNWVQFNAVASALIDGLDQLAGGMVAGLGGGGAGAGYFASAFDDLIEEFGNYLNAAGDNMHWMAGALIGAIGAFLLGVIGALCGLVLIFAKIMLAFMIGIAPIMIALSLFDVSKDYFHRWL; encoded by the coding sequence ATGAGCGTCGTCACCTGGATGGTTGAGACAACCGATAACTTTCTGGACGACGCGGCCCAATCCACTTTTGGCAACGTCGCCGGTCAGCTAGGCGGCATTATTGCGGTTGCCTCGACGCTCGCCGTGATCGGCGTCTTCATCAACATGGTGTTTCAATACAAATCCATGGACGGGCGGACTGCCTTCTGGTTCGCCCTCAAGCTTATGCTCATCTCTCTGTTTGCGATGAACTGGGTCCAGTTCAATGCAGTCGCTAGCGCCCTAATCGATGGGCTCGACCAGCTCGCGGGCGGTATGGTGGCAGGACTTGGAGGCGGCGGTGCTGGGGCTGGATATTTTGCCAGTGCATTCGACGACCTGATCGAAGAGTTTGGTAATTACCTAAACGCCGCCGGTGACAACATGCATTGGATGGCCGGGGCTCTCATCGGCGCGATCGGCGCTTTCCTCCTTGGCGTGATCGGCGCGCTCTGCGGCCTTGTCCTAATCTTCGCGAAGATCATGCTGGCCTTCATGATCGGCATCGCCCCGATCATGATTGCGCTATCGTTGTTTGATGTCAGCAAGGACTACTTCCACCGCTGGTTGTGA
- a CDS encoding DUF4177 domain-containing protein — MFEYKIEQINTAKTKPPKIEAQLTALGQDGWELVSVVPDFDGEHILKAFLKRDIWRVKPTEKA; from the coding sequence ATGTTTGAATACAAGATTGAACAGATTAACACCGCTAAGACAAAGCCACCGAAGATCGAGGCGCAGCTGACCGCCCTTGGTCAGGATGGTTGGGAGCTGGTCTCGGTCGTGCCGGATTTCGACGGCGAACACATCCTGAAGGCCTTCCTGAAGCGCGACATCTGGCGTGTCAAACCGACCGAAAAAGCATAG